The Melanotaenia boesemani isolate fMelBoe1 chromosome 11, fMelBoe1.pri, whole genome shotgun sequence genome includes the window CGCTTTTCACAGCCAAGTGAAATTTCCTGTTGTTTTCACAGCTTTAGTTTTCACTCTTTTCATATAAaatagctaaaaataaaaaaaaagctttaaaaagcaaattctatgttgaaaaatgtgtcatatttttaagactttatgctttaaaatactgaaaagtgttattaaagggttaaattggACAAAAGACCCAGTGGGTTtaccattttcacacatttaaatacATCTCACATTGCTCTATATGCTGCCTTCGTAGCTTCAACCAGATGTACGTTAATGTGTGATAACTGGAAAGTTCCAGCCTGTAGCTTCTCTCACACCCTCACACACGCTTTCATCTGTTCTTTACCCCACCTTTCCAGTGTTTAATTTAGTGTTTATAGTCAGTAAAAGCCTGAACGGTAACCCAGCTAAGAACTTTGGACCAGCGTGTGCTGGCTACACCTTCAAAGCCAACATTCATCTCCATCTGGTCTGATCTTCTTTTTTCAGTGACGTTGACCCAGATCCCGCTGGACTGCTGCTTGTCGGTCACAAACAAAACGATTGAGAAGAAGCTCATTGCAGACTACCACCCACAGTCCAAAGGCTGCTCTGTTGATGCCACAATGTGAGTTCACTGGGTGTCAGTTTGGAGAAATATAATCCAGTTGATTAAAAAGGATCCAGTTTTAACCTCAAACTGGGTGATTTGGTGTCGTTGCAGCTTTGTGACCAGAAGAGGATTTAAACTCTGTGCCCCTGTCAGGGAAGCCTGGGTGGAAAACGTGAAGCGCCACGTTGATGGTCTGAAGAAATTCTGCAAGAAAGTCAAGTACCAGGTACTGTAATGCcatctagttttgttttttgtttgttttgtttgttcgtttgtttggtttttttatttaattttcagttaaaaaatttaaagccAATTAGATATTCgaaaaaaaatagaaggagcagaaagcagaaaaaacattcTTTTACATTATCAactattttatcatatttaacataaaataatacgCCACTGTTAGAAAATCACGTTATTAAGGTCCTGCAACACATCCAACAGCCCAGCTTACTGGTGGTAAACATGCTACTAAACGTGTGCACTCCTTATTTCCTGACTGAAACgtttctgatttctttcttctgtaaatatttctcaAAATGTGGACCATTCGTGTGGAGAACTGAAAGTTTATCGTATCCTCAACAACCACAGCTACTTGTTCTAAAGTTAGTGATTAGAAAAATAAGGAAACTATAACGATGAACTACTTCTTCCtctgtaatgttaaaaaaaggaatcaaaaactcagtgtgtgtctggaGGTTCATTTAGTGTGTAAAACTGCAAACAGTTTTGAGTCATGAAGCTGTGCAGGATCCATCACACCATATACggaaatgaattaaaaactaACTGTAATTAAAGGAAACTCCTGTAAGGTTTTATTTGTATGTggaatttttgtcattttgatttTGGTGTTTGATTTATTGGTGTAATGTATTAAACTGCAGCTCTTGTAAGACGATCCAGCTTTAGAAAAGGTTTTTTCTATAACaggaagttttatttaaagtaaatatttgtcTGTACAGGGTCTACGCTGCTCCGGAGTGAAACCTGAGTGAACGACGATGGAAGCAGCTCTATGTCAGAGAGGAAGAGCAGTGAATCAAACCTCCGATCTAATATATAACCCCAGTGATTTAATTTGTTACTAAAGACTTGTCTTTTCTTACCTGTTTTTACAAAATTATTTGAGTAGgaataagaataaaacattttgaaggatttgtatttttatgacatttatGGGTTTTTTTCTAACTACGAGGTCATGTGAcagaaagaacattttaaatgtgaatttaagTAATTTGAACTAAGTTAACTTATATTTCAGGTATTGGTGGTTTATTGGTTTTAAAGATGTGAatgttgattatttaaaataaataaataaataaaaaaataaaaacttaaattttcCCAAATCTTGACCACGGCTTTGATTCTTTGTCGatgacacaatttttttttgcatcgtcacagtttaaaaataaagaagtgcAACCGGAGCACAGAGATCCAGAAGAGACATGTCTAAACTAAACCAgagaaatatataaacaaaaagacCAGTCACATGGatgttttggtttagttttttactttattaataaaacacaTGGAAGTAGCTCAAAATTgaatggatccatgtttttacaatgtttccaccaaacatcagaccagcaacatttttccacataCAAGCATGAGTAGCAGGCCTGTACCAGACATTAAACCAGCAAGAAGAAATGGAAATACACCGTTCAGCTACTTGTTAACATacatatctaatcagccaatcacatggcagcaacattTAGTTGTAaacatggtgaagacaacttgctccagaaactgctgatactgggattttcacacaaaaagggtttacagagaacggtctgaaaaagagaaaagagtaaaaagttaaatgtaatCGTCTCATATTAAAGATGATCCAAATAAACAATTCATCATTTTATTGCATGATTGGCTGCTTTTAATGTTCAGTCTCTTAAATGCTCTACATGTCCTCTCACAGAAAACAACGAATCCAACTGATTACTTATGTATATAAGTTTGTAAAGAACTTGGATCAGAGTCTCATCTATATGATTCACCAAACTGGATCTACTGGGTCTTTACTGCTGGGCTTCACCTGAGCTCTTAATGCCCATGAGTGGTGACAGAGAGGCCCTAATCCGTCAGATTAGGTCTGTAAACTTGGATAGGATTTCAGGATAATGGCTTTTTGAAACACAAGTCAAAAGCAAATGTTTACAAGTAGTGTGATGATGGTATCTGGTGTCCTCAAATCTGTACAGGATGTTTTAAAAAGGACAttgtgtaatattttctgttgtttactggccaaaatcaatgtctgtgtgtatatatgtgttttcattggtgtattatgacctccaCTAAGGATCTGACACATTATGgtaagcaaagaattttagatttgttcatacatatgtGGGGTAAGCTAGTAGGAAAGCGCCATGtcggtctgccatcttgaaactaaaGGCTTACTACCCCGGCAATCTGTTAAATTGTGACTGtcaaaaatgcaggaccatgtatatgcagcagcagcagcacgtGAGCCGTTTTCACCATCACCAAGAAATCGAAAAAGGGCCCTTAAAAGGCAACAAGACCAGACCATACAAAGAAGGAGGATTAACATCATGCTAGCTAGCCTTCCCCAGGTGGAAGTATCTCAGgtagaaagattttaaaagggatgctgaagttgcaGCTTTCTCCTTGTTACGGCTGTCAGCTTTTCAGCCTGAATGACTGATTGTCTGGAGAACTGcagccggtgttctgtcagtttagcatacgcatCATGCAAACTGATGActgcacctaaccctaacccttaaCTTAACCCGCATGCACATTAACAtaatgtatgctactctgatgtGTGTGCTAAACTGATAGAACACCGGTCCTAATTAAGATTGTCAGACGAATCTCATCTGGGATCTGCCCTCCCTA containing:
- the ccl19a.1 gene encoding C-C motif chemokine 19a.1 codes for the protein MAPWGDAKLFLCILFTCYFTMTLTQIPLDCCLSVTNKTIEKKLIADYHPQSKGCSVDATIFVTRRGFKLCAPVREAWVENVKRHVDGLKKFCKKVKYQGLRCSGVKPE